GAGTATGTTGGTTACTCTAGATTATAcccaaataaaatagaataatgaTATTTCCAGTGAAACTTCCCAGTGCACTTGTACAGATCAAGAGTTTAAATATCAAACGTTTGATATATCTTCTTAGTAGTGAACAAAATTCAGTGATCTTGGACTTTGTGCTGTCTAGAATGATGCCATATAACTGTGCTGACAAAGGGCTGAACTTGTTTAGATGGTATGCATTTTGTTGTAATGTCATTAAATTTTCTTACCACACGTTAACAGGGCCATTAAATGCCACTTTTTGAAGCTGAGGGCTGTATAGTCTTCATGATGTCATTTGaggatgtttatttttgtttctgtttttgagtttgagtttttctttatGTGGCCCTGGTTaactaaaagaaaacaattaagtGTATGCATCTGTAAGCCACTTTTGAATGCTGAATtgttttttatcttaaaattggAAAGCTAATATACATTGAAGCCTTGTAGACATTCAGTTTCTTTCTACTTGTCAAGGTAATTTACTTCAAATTCAgttaatttttcaaatgtttgatgtattattagttgtGTTGCTTGTGCTCTTAGAAATGAGATGTCTATATACATCTGTGTCATAATGGAATAATGTGTTATGTTGAAACTAAGCCATTTCATCAGCTGCAGTAAACCTCAATGATAGAAATATACATGGCATCCTTTTGCTGTCAGAAGAGTTCAGTTTCATAATGCTGGAGTTTATGTACACCTGCACAATGTAGATGATGAGTGAAatacatttcataacatttaccctttttaagtgttcatttgtgtgtgtgtgtgtgtgtgtgtgtttcactgtaaTTATGTCCTGTGTTGTTTACATTACAATATTTCTACATGTCCAGTATCtcggatcaaaaaaaaaaaaaaaagtattgacaATACGCATTcagagaaaaacaataaaatagaaGTGAGACTGCTTTTTTATAACATGTGCTTATTTGAATAAGTGTCAGATACCTCCATGGGCTTAGCTAGGCCATTTTTAGGGGGGCTATAGCTATATAGATTGTTACAATATCtgcatctgtgcagttctttgtgataaatacagtttacaaaatatcatgGGGGAGCAATTGGTTCtacatctactgtaaagttttcgctgcACCTCTCATCACACCACAACTGTTTCCTACAGTGAAAATTAAGCACATATGCATACTTTATAAAACAATCATGTtgccattttcatttgaaaatgtaaatttcaatgtAATACATTTAACAGTGCATGTGGCAAAGAGGTTTGCATACTTCGACGAAGGAAAGAGGGTTGTACTAGAAATGcaaacagtaaaattttgaaaaaaagagtGATCATGAGGATTTGTATTTGGCTTATTCAGTATACATTATACCTAGCTATGCATACAGTGGCATGCAGCAATTTGTggtatatacatttaatataccaCCCCTATTAgtcaaacattatatatattatgtagtcaacatttgaatggatgaaaaaaagttaatttaagttgtcctaagacaagaacaaatattgttttggttttaggacaactttgatggaAGGTTTTGATCCACTAGATGttaactactgtatatatatattaaaccctCATTGGGGGCTGATCGAGTCCCCATAAAACGTAAATCCTAAGAATCGCCCCTGGATACATCTACTAGAGTTATTTTCAGGTTGACAAAAAGAGACATTATACCTACTACGGAATACAGTTAAATCTTTCACTGACAACAACTCTGTTCCTATAAAATACGTTTTTGCGAGCAGCATGTAAATCATATAAAcacagtgcattttaaatattattataactttataTGACAATCCCGATAAACACATTTTCTCGTCTCGGTTGGTCGGTTCCACCAACCTCATGTTCATAACTTGTTATTTTGCCGCCCCCTAGTGATatcttgcaaaaaaacaaattgtgtatgtttttttttattttttagaactgCATACAGATAACACCAGATTCTAAACAGTTTACATAAAttgtgtaaatatttaataataatagaatacaaATTAGTTTGTATTAGTTTGTGATTTGAAGAGCATTATGATAAGATAATAATGTTAGTGCTGAAATCCACCAAAATAATAGAATTTGAAGGCATGCGTAAGAGCGCATGCGCACTGGCCACCAGTCGAACGCCATCATGTCGCCCATCTGAGATCGAATCAAACAAGCGCGAGGATTTGCCGTGCGTCGTTTGAAGTAAGAGAGCGACATTACAAATGTGTCATTTCGTAATGTTTTGGCATAAATTCGTCTTTTCAACGAAGCTAGAATTTGTGCCAAGTTGAACACTGCCAAAAATCAGCAAGATGACCAATGCATACGAGCGAACCTTGTcatgttctgttttattgtcatgcagtgattttatatttatttgttaaataaatacatttgttcatCGCTTGTCTGTGATGGTATCCTTCTCCTGAttaccttatatatatattttttttctaattctgaGCACCATGGATTCAGCTTGGACGCCTCTTGATGTTGTAACTCAGACTATGTTTCAAAAAGCATTAGACGGTAGGGAAACGAAACCTGActtcttttttataattaattaaaatgcattttgaagtAATATGCCATTAACTTAGGTCTGCAGGCTAAGCacttaaaaataacaaatcattTGTTTTACACCACTTCTTCACAGATCCCAAGTCAGTTGATTTGGAGAAGCTGTCTAACGCAGTTGTAGACCAGTCATTGAAAGACATCTCATTCTGCAAAGATGCTGGCCGCATGTGTTATGCTGTAGTTCAGGTCAGTCTTATGACTTAGTCAAAACATAAAGATGTTTTCATGGACCTACATCTTTGTTGTTGTTACTGCTGCTCTCTACAAAAATACACAGTATGAAATTAACCTCTGttgaaacttttttatatataattttattacatgGTGAATAATATCTTGCTCTAAACAGGCAGAAGCTCAGAAAGCTGCAACCACTGTATTCAGGCGAAATCTGTTGACACGTCTACAGCAAGAGTTCACTGCCAGAGAGGAGACTCGAAACTGCTTGGTGCAGAAGTGGGTCTGTTTGGTCACATTTATCTGCAGCATATTTGATTACATCAAGGTAAAAGATCTCCCTCGCTTGtagtattttgaattattttatttatataaattttccTCCACAAGACTTGCTTTCGACTTGCttatatgatgttttatttttaggtgaacaatGTTCCTCTTGTGGCCCTTGTGGATCCAGTATATGACTGCCTCTATAGGTTGGCTCAGCCAGATGCCTTGATGAACGAGGAAGAGGTAAGATGTATTTCAGCACCAATAACTGGAGGTAAATTTCACTTTGGGAATAATTTTTTTAGCGTCTGCTGCCAGGGGTGAATTAAAGCATGGGCATCAAGGGCCTGAAGCCCAGGGTCCTACACTGTAAAGGGTGCCCACTGGCTGCAGGGAAAttatcattttttaattatttatatatatcagAGTTTGCAGCAGTGACAACAGCATTCTGTAAacaaaatcaaactttcattttcacatatgcatttagcagacacttttatctaaagcgattTACAGCGCATGCaggctatacatttattttacaagtatgtgtgctccctgggaattgaacccacaaccttttgcgctgctaacacaatgctctaccactgagccacaggaacctTTTTCAGTGACGCCCTGGTTTTAGTAGACTATATAGTGAAGTGAAACAGCAGCAGCCCTACGCTTCCTCCATTGACTTGGCAGTCCACTAGCTTCTTGCTGTCGCTACGGCAAATATCAgctgctttgtttaaaaaaaaaaacatacaatcacTAGACTAGTGATCATCAAATAATTTTAACAGTTTATTTTGCAgacttgattttcttttttcacaaaaTCTCTTGCTCTCTAGAAACCATGTCAGTTTTGGTTGAAAACATCAAGTGGTAGCATTATAAACACTATATTAATATCACCATATGAAGttaaattaatgacagaaaaatTATGAATGTTGGAATAAATATATAAGAGGAATATAACAGCTTGACAGTAAACTGTTTTTGCAGTGTTGTCTTAATGTCTGTTAAAGGaagactaaacaaaaaaaacttttagtaaaacgcacacacatacagcCACTTTCCCCAAaattgtttaatcatttaattatgaCAGGGACACTGCAATGCATCATGTTCTAATCTAGATCATGTTTGTAGTGTGTTCCAGGGGATTAACGTGtacaatatgtatatatttcagaccTAGTGaagtaatagtaaataataatatagaaagtaattttaaatgtataaggTTGCATAAGCTCATTACTTAGTGTCATATCCATATAAATCGTTATTATGGTTTCTCTGGCTAGGACCTGCAGTTCCTAAAAGGATTTAATTTACTACTAGACTATAAACAGTTAAAGTTAGCAAGTGCAACAGCGCTATGTCCcacttcaaaacacataatatttGTACACTTTTGTGAATAATTACCTGCCGTGGTCTATGGGAAAACTTGCCCAACTTTGCATTCTTTCATTCCACTTTGACCTCTCTTTCGTCATTATTAGCAGCATTTTGACCTCAGAGTACACTGGTTCAATTTGTCTCTCTACGCAAAAATCTAGTGACGCCCCGGTCCACATGCAGTATTCAAAACAAGCAACAGAAAAAGATGAAGAGTTCAGTGCAAAataatttctgcattttatttcTCTTCTAGTAGCCTATAGTTTATAGTTTAAGTTCAAAGCAGCCGACGCTCGCCCCGTTAGAAGCTCTGACAGAAAGGCTGCATGTGAGGCTGACAGACACatgctgtttaatgtgtttgagatgtgctgttttACTTAAACGGtttgttcatcaaaaaaatctaaattatgtcatgaataactgtcgttccaaacccgtgagacctcctttcatcttcggaacacaatttatgatatttaagatttagtccgagagctctcagactctccattgaagctgtgtgtacggtatactgtccatgtccagaaaggtaagaaaaacatcatcaaagtagtccatgtgacatcagagggacagttagaattttttgaagcatcgaaaatacattttggtccaaaaatagcaaaaactatagcaacaaaatctttcaaaatcgttcattatctggctcatcTCGGTGTtcttcttcagttctctcttcacagcagttcagtcagtgtactgattgagtaaatgtaatttaactccagaatattggtttgtttgaactcagagggagtgtcagccacattaaaaaagttaacagcttaagtcatttgtgtctGTCACAACAgatacggaagagaagacaatgatgaataaagtcgtagtttttgctatttttggaccaaaatgtattttcgatgcttcaaaaaattctaactgaccctctgaagCTTTGAATATTTGATGTTGATTACTACCGAAGCTTCAAAGCTCAAAAAATGGTATTCAGACGTGCCCTAACTTCAAGCCATTTAAGgtgtatttgacttttttttttttcagacgaatccagtcagagttatataaaaaattttctttgatctttcaagctgtttaatggtaCTCAATTAAGGGATATTCCAcccttaaatttaaatttttgtcattaatcacttacccccatatcgttccaaacccgtaaaagctccgttcatcttcaggaacacaattttagatattttggatgaaaacctgaaagcttgagactgtcccatagactgccaagtaaataacagtgtctaGGTCCATAAAAAGTGTgaattcaataatttttttgtcaaagGTCTCATCTGTGTCATTCCATGTCACCGTGCTGCATATGCTATTTTGTGTCTTCCGTGCCACGAGGATGTgctgtttctacatgtatttagctttgatttgaaataaaacacgGCATCCTTAAAGTGCATACGCAGCATGGTGATAGTTGTGAATGTTTGACAGTGTGCATTCCTCATAGATGGACGCAGCTGtgatttaggtaaaaaaaaaaaaactaaataactaaTATCAAACGATCTGTGCGAAGAGACAAAGATACTGTGACCACATAATTAAAACAGTTACACATTTTTGTTGCAACATTACAGTCGGATCCAATATAAACCCCTTTCAtactgcacgttggacccggaaaattgccggaacattgccaggtagtcttctgtgtgaaagcaaacatgtcccgggattgatcccgggtcggggacctagtaacattgccaggttcagtcctggaacgagcactgtgtgaacaaaagccagaactaatgccataaagggtgtgtcgtagtgatgacgcacattATCACGCAACTTTTTTActaggtgttttgaaggcagatcaacgttcgcgacaaaaagaaaattgtaaactataatgaagcagagatcagttagttcctcactttccgcactgaGGTCATTTGCTaacttaagtgaaagttaacatgcCTAGCGTTTACAGctcgtacattacatgtcacaacctgatgtcacatgtctttacgggacctttacggttGTGTGAACGCATGCACATATCCcccaggtaatcactggcagtgtgaaagtgccaaatccaGTGACCCAGGAATAATTGCCGGGACACCCCtgtattttccggaatcgcagtgtgaaaggggcttatataGTCAGCACAGCATGTCTTTTAGGcactgtcccaaatggcacacttcatgtgcactttcAGCCTTGAGTAATTACAATGGCCGCTGTGTGCGCATGTCAGTTAAGTACACGAGACCGTAGGGTgtcccatttgtcatttttaCGATTCAGAAGTGTGTTCGCGAGTACCCCCTTTGCAGCCACTATACCTGTGAGCTACGCAGCCGAATTCTACccggcagttttgaaaactccacgtCTAATTGTGTTTCATTTGTAAATTAATCTAGAGTAAAATTAAGTTaacaaaggaccaagttcttaTTGACGCGGTctggatcttcattaaaaataaagttctttCACTCTTTTCTAACGTGGGGATCAGAAGGAAggctatgaaaatatttttttttttacggaggcGGTGTTTATCCACACTATTAGATCATAAAGTAGAACATTCCGAAAGCTCTCATTTTGGCGGACTGCCTTCAATTTAAGCTGGTTTtaattttgagttctgaaacttgaCAAAAAGTTATTATTGTCTTGTTGTACTTTAACATCTTTGTTTTGTACTGACATTTATAAATTGACAATAAATAACACTAATCAATAACAAattagaaacattattattaattaatgaacaATTACTCGTTGACATCCATATGTCTGGATTGTCAATTGTAGCACCTACTCAGACAGTTAATGATTTTGGATGCAGTATACAGTAACAAAATTTTAACAAATTCCAGTATTTTGCATTCATGAGAACAACTAAATATAAGAATTTCCTTTGTGTTTCTAACAGGTGGACTGCCTGGTGGTACAGCTCCATCGTGTTGGCGAGCAGCTGGAGCATACAAACTCCCAGCGCATGAATCAGCTTTTTAACTTGCTCCGGGATGGTTTTCTCCTTCAGGAAGACCTTAGCTCCATGACAAGACTCTTGCTCCTGGAGATCTTGGAGTTCAGGGCCAGTGGCTGGACCCTCACTGAAACTGCACACAAGTACTACTATAGTGAAGTCGATGACTGAGGTGAACTGAGAAAAGAATGATGTTCCTTGTTAGCATTAAGATTTCAAGCATACAGTGTTTGCAGCAGATCTAAAGAGTACTTCATGGGAGAAAGAAGTGGAAACCCCATGTAATTGTACCACAGAGAATTATGGAAGAGCTTGTGTTCAtgcatttgcatgtgttgtgtgcaGCATTTGAGTTTAGCACAGAATGTTCAGTTTTGGTGTTCTCTTGTGAAGCATCAtgaatctgcactggatattgaCTTGATGCAATAATGAAAGCAATCACTACTAGCCCTAAAACTGTGAGCCACCGGCAGTATTTTTGAATACTGATTTGATACAATGTACActctcttttttacatttttgcagtGAAAGGTTATTGCAACTTTAGAGGAAGATTGTCTCACCTTCACTTGTGTTGTTAATATGAAAGGATACTTTGTTAAAGTTTcttaattttgtattaatttattaggAAGCATATATTGTTAAAAATTCTGTATGGGCCAATATGTGTGAAAACATGTTCAGTTTTGCTGGCTGCTGTACAGTTATCCTTCCAAATTTGAGAGCATTTACATTGTCttgtttatatttctattttgaatgcAATAAATAGAAAGAAGTTTAGCTCTGTTTCTCTATGCAATCTATGTGGAACACATGAAACACTTGAGAAACATTGTTCTGGAACATTTTGATGGTAGAAATGTGTAAAAATCATGGACAATAGGTGATCAAATGTGAAAGTGTCATCATGTGGGTTTAACACATTTACAc
This genomic stretch from Carassius gibelio isolate Cgi1373 ecotype wild population from Czech Republic chromosome B6, carGib1.2-hapl.c, whole genome shotgun sequence harbors:
- the LOC127959295 gene encoding MIF4G domain-containing protein A, encoding MDSAWTPLDVVTQTMFQKALDDPKSVDLEKLSNAVVDQSLKDISFCKDAGRMCYAVVQAEAQKAATTVFRRNLLTRLQQEFTAREETRNCLVQKWVCLVTFICSIFDYIKVNNVPLVALVDPVYDCLYRLAQPDALMNEEEVDCLVVQLHRVGEQLEHTNSQRMNQLFNLLRDGFLLQEDLSSMTRLLLLEILEFRASGWTLTETAHKYYYSEVDD